In the genome of Mytilus edulis chromosome 14, xbMytEdul2.2, whole genome shotgun sequence, the window aacttgaaacttagtacacttgttgcttatgatatgatctttttaattttaaagtcaaataagacttttgaccccaatttcatggtccactgaacatagaaaatgaaagggggagtttcaggttaaagtttttggtcaaggtagtttttgatgaagctgaattccaatcaacttgaaacttagtacacttgttgcttatgatatgatctttctaattttaatgccaaattagacttttgaccacaatttcacggttcactatacatgtatacatagaaaatgaaagtgggagtttcaggttaaagtttttggtcaaggtagtttttgatgaaattgaagtctaatcaacttgaaacttattacatatgttccctataatataatctttctaattttaatgccaaattagattattacccaatttttacagtccatggaacatggaaaaggatagtgcaagtggggcatctgtgtactttggacacattcttgttatatatcACTTAGTCTATATGAAGGGTTAGATTATAAAGAATGCACACACTATATACATCAATATCTCTTTGTGTTCTTATAGATCTCTTAGTCTATATGAAGGATTAGACTCTAAAGAATGCATCCACTACATACATTACTATCTCTATGTGTCTTATAGATCTCTTAGTCTATATGAAGGGTTAGATTCTAAAGAATGCATTCACTACATACATCACTATTTCTATGTGTCTTATAGATCTCTTAGTCTATATGAAGGGTTAGATTCTAAAGAATGCATCCACTACATACATCACTATTTCTATGTGTCTTATAGATCTCTTAGTCTATATGAAGGGTTAGATTCTAAAGAATGCATCCACTACATACATCACTATTTCTATGTGTACTTATATATCTCTAAGTCTATATGAAGTGTTTGATTTTAAAGAATGTATCcactacatacatgacatacattaCTTTCTCTATGTGTTCTTTTATATTTCTTAGTCTATATGAAGGGTTAGATTCTAAAGAACGTATCCACTACATACACCACTATCTCTATGTGTACTTATATCTGTATATATCTCTAAGTCTATATGAAGTGTTTGATTTTAAAGAATGTATCCACTACATCCACTACATACATCACTATCTCTATGTGTTCTTATATATCTAGTCTATATGAAGGGTTAGATTCTAAAGAATGCATCCACTACATCATGTCTACATACATCTCTATCTCTATACAAGTGTTATTATATCTCTATCTCTATACAAGTGTTATTATACATCTCTATCTCTATGTGTTCTCATAAATCACTCTTATACATCTCTATATATGAATCATCATTTCAATTAATGTTTCGCCAATATTTAAACCTCACAGTATAtatttttatgcatatatatgtCATAATCAGATTTCATTATTATACAACCCTCTTCTAAATACATCACATACATAAGGTTTAATAGTTATTTCCAGTATGTGTCTCTTTAATCACATTTCTTCTGAAAACAACTTTTCAGCATGTGTGTCATATGTATGATGTTTGTGGCGAAGTAGCTTTCTCTGCAAGTCTGAATTCATGAAATTTGGTACGAAATTAGATTTTCCTTGATTTGActagtatgtgttctcatgtgtttATGTAAATATCACTCACACTGAACCTGAACGACAGACATCTCGATGTGAGTGTTGTCTGCTTTATCCTCAATATGTATTCTTATGTGTCTCTTTAAACTATCAAGCCGACTAAACagtttaccacatacatcacagtcataAGGTTTCTcccctgtatgtgttctcatgtgagtTTGTAAATTACCATGGTGAcgaaaccctttaccacatacatcacagtcaaaaggtttatcaccagtatgtgttctcatgtgactCTGTAAATTATTATGCTGACTAAACGCTTTCCCACATACATCACAGTGATAATTTTTTTCGCCTGTATGAGTTCTCACGTGACTCTGTAAACTACTACGATAACTAAACTGTTTACCACACAAATCACAGCCATGTGGTTTGTCTCCAGTATGTGTACTCATGTGTCCCTTTAAGTCACTTCTttcattaaattttctaaaacaaaCACCACATACATGAGGTTTttcaccagtatgtgttctcatatGTCTCTTTAAGTCACTACTTAGAGTAAATTTTCTAAAACAAACATCACATTCATGAGGTTTCTCACCGGTATGTGTTCTGACATGTCTCTTATATTGATTACTTTGACTAAATTCTCTAGCACAAACATCACATTTATGACGTgtttcacctgtatgtgttcttaATATGTGTCTTTTCAAATGACTACTATGACTAAATTCTTTAGAAGAAACATCACATTTACTACGTgtttcacctgtatgtgttcttaCGTGTCTCTTTAAGTGACTACTTTGAATAAATTCTCTAGCACACACATCACATTTATATGGTGTTTCACCCGTATGCGTTCTCATATGTTTCTTTAAGTCACTACCGTGACTAAATTCTCTAGCACAAACATCACATTTATGGGGTTTTTCACCAGTATGTGTTATCATATGTTTCTTTAAGTTACCACCCTCACTAAATAATTTACCACAAACATCACATTTATATGGTTTTTCACCGGTATGTGTTCTCACGTGTATCTTTAAGTGACTATCATGAGAAAATTCTTTAGCACACACATcacatttatgatatgttttaCCAGCCTGTGTGTTGATGTGTCTCTGTAGAGTACCATTGATTGTGACTAAATCATCTCCTCCCTCTAACATCTTATTGATATTGTTTATCACCAGCCTGTGTGTTGATGTGTCTCTGTAGCATGTGTAGAGTACCATTGATTGTGACTAAATCATCTCCTCCCTCTAACATCTTATTGATAttgtttatcacctgtatgtgtgTTGACGTGTCTCTGTAGAGTACCATTGATTGTGACTAAATCATCTCCTCCCTCTAACATCTTATTGCTATTGTTTATCACCAGCCTGTGTGTTGATGTGTCTCTGTAGAGTACCATTGATTGTGACTAAATCATCTCCTCCCTCTAACATCTTATAATATTGATAATGTTTATCTCCAGTATGTGCATTCTTCAACTTGTCAtgcttgttcatgttgttagaCTCTGTAAggaacacacaaaaaaaaaagacataataaCCTTTTGATACTTTTCTGcattttacataatataaaatatctattttaacattCTCCATATGTTAGTAATTCTAATTCCATGCTATATATATGGGCAGGAATTCGCTAGTGAAATTTTAGGGTCAATAGtgtttatccaattaaaaaataaagaaatcatgcaaatatggagaataaacattgtttaaatatcaaagtggATTAGTCTTTATtgccaaatgcaaaaaaaatggatccaattaaaaaaatcaacaaaaaatcagcaCTTGTTATGTGCTGGTAGTTGAAAACTGTAGACAAAAAGTGTGACATTTCTGCAGTGGCAAAACCCCTAGTCATATTTAGAATATGCCTGAAGAATTGTTCTACTATAATAGTTGAAAATCAACTGCAAAATGATCCGTCTATCATTTAGAAACCCCATTTTGAACAGAATCCGATTATTGCTGCAAATAAAATACGTTTGAAAATGGACAAGTGCATGTAACTTTTCCCGTCAACAAATGTTACATGCACCTTTTCATTAGCTGATTAgctttggaaacaagttattggtcCAGCATGGCAAATTTTGAAAGGTGTCAACAATGGATACAATTTggatttcatgatttttatcaatcaactgaagtttgaaaaatatagaaggtaagaaaatttatttcattttcgtgtCAATACTGCCCAATAATACTCATCTTTTTATAACAGTTGTATACTTTTAATAGTAAGCAttaccataattatttttttcacatttcaacccactgacaattacattaaaatgtggCTTTGTCATCTTTCACACTAGGCATATACCAGTGATCAAGCAGATGATAAGAGAGTGGGACCAGGTTAATTTGACCTCACAATGAAGTGTTACATGCACTTTCTGTGTAAATTAGGTTCTTTGATAATGATGTGTGACTTGctttgcaattttgtcaaaaaatataagtttatcttGTATTTAAACAGGTTTGACCCTTACGATATTCATTTTATTGCTGGAGAGATTTCTGTACATAACATTGACACGAAAATATTTACAAAGGAAAGGTGTCTATGATACATGCAAAAGCTTTTTTTTGTACGGTTTGCCTTATCAATctaattttttacatgaaataccatagattaattgccaatttgattaactagtacttgtattcattctcagcattataaagataactggccacttaatttgaaaacataaaatgtaacattgacaccagaataaaaacaatattactttattacactTAAAGCATAATTGGCCAGtgcataatattaaatcaaatgtaaatttatGCTGAATTCTTAACAGAGAAGTTGTTGATCTTTCTTgactttacaatatttacttgtaATTCTTATCGTTTAAAGGCATATGTAATATTGACACATCTTCTGCGTCCAGGTTACATGCTACAACCTAATAAATGTGCATacaattattcaatcaataaaatcttgttgaaatttaaatttgcttcattaaaatgatattaaagcaataaatgagtttaaattatttgtgtttattgttttccTGATTGACTAGCAATTTTTCCTCGTCATTTGTTGGTGTtcctgtcaatgttacatacataacccagaattataatgttttaaaagcattgatTTCCAAACCTCTGTTATGAGCTTTAAAATGAGTTTATCTGAGTTTATAAATGACTAACATCTTAAATATTGTCATAACACAATTTCTTTGATGCTCCTATGATAACTTTATGAGTAACATGGACTACGATTTTTATATCAGGTCTTTTTTGTGTTACATGAGAAGATTTTACTGTGTTGAAATCAACAgttaatctaatttttaatattcaaagttattattatgatacctattttaaaaaataatgtataaagtaaacccaaattaaacttttttttcattaagaaattgtgtatgtaacattgacagagtCTATTATTTAGACTTCTACATGTTCAGGCCAGTGTTACATGCGTAAACAAAACTTACTTCCATATGGAgctattatcttatttttattttacaaaattaaagcgTTTTCATGTTTTCcggtttaatttgtcttttaacactagttagtaacattgacaacaatattttgtgtcaagatttttttatgttacatgcaaaggtattacttccttaaagtcagacatttatataacattttataacctaaatgatTAATTAGATATTACTGGGCAGCAATTATATTATTTCTCCAAAGTTGACTATTAAGCACACCACTTTCATCTTCTGGTCttcatgtatgtaacattgacatacaaccttttacttttctgtcaatgttacacGCATGAACAGAACTGATAACATTTACTTACTCCTTTGCTCTATAAAgagattattgataatttaacttgttttaccaccatcaaacttcatctttatttctaaatatagatattctttttagaagtgtattttcttcattgacaacaaaattggtgtcggtcttgaaaatttacatgcaatttttaataaaaaaaatctacaggcAATATAAACCTTAGAAAGAAAAAGATGATCAGCAATAAATATGATGAAGAAAACTCAGGAAGATGCTGCAAAAAGATAATGTCCCTGTcaaccagtcagatggtgatgtccctggcaGCCAGACAGATTGTGATGTCCCTATCAGCCTGGAAGATGGTGATGTACATATCAGTCAATCAGTTAGTTGGTAATGTTCCTGCCAGTCAgtcagtctgtgatgttcttgTAAGCCAGTCCGAGGGTAATGTCCCTGTCAGCCAACAGATGGTAATGTCCTAGTCAGCCTGGCAGATGGTGATGTTCATATTAGTCTGTCAGTTGGTGATGTTCATGTCAGTCAGTCAtatggtgatgttcctgtcagccagtcagatggtgatgtccctgtcagccagtcagatggtgatatccctgtcagccagtcagatggtgatatcCCTTTCAGCCTGTCAGATGGTGATACAACCCTATCAGCCTGGCAGATTATGATGTCTGTGTTAGCCAGTCTGATAAGGTCCCTATTAGTGAGTCAGGTGGTGACGGTCCTTTCAGCCAGTCAGATAGtagttctgtgtcagaaaaccaGATGATGGTGACTGTGTATGCAGACATACTAGTGATCTACAATTTGACCATTCTACAGCTGAGCAGTGTAGAagatagttatttcaaaatcttgtttatttatccCTTTTCATTCACCAGTCaacacatgtatcatgtgtatttactgatgctcattatagaaatcatgaggaattcaatttgtaacattttttttaaatttttatgccaATATTTGACATTCCAGAATATCTTTTGATTTATAAGAGGTTCAGGCTCCTTAATtctgatttcaaaataataataataaactcatcatggataccaaaatttaaattttgtaggCCAGAAACGcttttcgtttacataagactatTCAGTGACGCtaatgaaacaaaaaagtaaaagaaggccaaataaagttgaaaacaggACTATGGTCTAATGGGTGTTGGTTTTctcttctgaattgttttacCCTGGTCATTATGGGGCCCTTTAAATTGTGGCTTCCTGTAGTTTAGGTAACAAGTTTTCAAGATGAAATGGCATTGAAAAATCGAAACAAGATATTTGAGAGTTtctatattatattgtaaattttataatctatGCATGGATTTTGGTTCTGATTGAGGGTAGattaattgtgttttgtttttttcttttttcagatagATAGTTGAAGATGTTGGAGacagaaaacaagaaacaagaaacttgttttgaatattttaatgtttgaaataaaatttattgtttaaaccttaaaaagttatcataaatgTAAGATTAACCAGCAGAAATAAAACGAGATATAGGGTAATATGTCTATCAGACAACAAACTCAAAGATGAAACCCAAATTGTTCTTTATAGAAGTTATGTAAACGATTGAAAATAAGATTCTCAATAAATGCAGCTGTATCAACCTCTCGTAGATTTGTCCATATTTTGTCTTGGTTTTTCATACTATTAGTTTTAAGTGTAACTGTGTCACATAAATGAGGGATACATGTAATCATTTTGTACCCTTACTTTGTCAGTATTAAGTTATCAAGTGAGAAACTTCGTGGATGCTGATGATTGTGTGGTTGTCTTCTTATCAATCTCATCCCTGTGCATAACAAAACGGGTTGCTTACttactgatataaaaatgtttcatgttgtggaaattttggatgactccttcatcaattgatctatctttggtcttaattttatttttctggttattttgacttttgaatatcGTTTAATTTAGCCTTCCATAGTGTACCACCATGAACAAGCATAACTACTGGTATAGTTAAAAAATATGTCTGCTGTCTGAAATTTAGGTGAATGGTTTTGGTATTAACcactatttaaataatatcatatatgagaaatgtggcagtataattgtataatttacattcagATGGTTGTTTGGaggctttttatatcttttaaggtcaattctggcatggttcattattcatattttttgtgtccacgttacatgcaacatttaagtcactattttatgacagaaatgagataattgcaaaaatattaatacaattttttaatgtgagggtaacacaatgaaaaagagcctttacatgttcagaaagaaaatgattcttactgtatttatctcttaaacattgcatgtaacattgacagaaaagtaGAGGAAACTTGCTATCACACAATTtctgaaagaaatgaaaatatagatTTTAGAGTTTTGATGATAGACAATGTTTTgtgatcaatatatatgatattgaatgttgaataagTTAAGGAATCATTAATCTGAATTTGGAAAAAGTGTCCATGTTACATGCTCCAAATTCATTATTTGCTTTGGTTCCAAACTGACGCaagtttaaaaatgatttttttggttaCAAATAGAAGGACACCATTTGtagcaataatttgtaaaaaatttagaagcttataatgatttttatttttttcttacaatgtcacACTAAAGTAGCATTAGCGAATTCCTGCccatatacaacatgtacaagaatTTTATATAATCTACTGCCTCATTGATTTATACCTTGCATCTTCCTTTATATATTCATGAGGAAACAAAATTTGGTAGATTATGTAGAATGGTAGATGTCAACATAATTTAAAGCTCTGttttgaagactgtactttgacatataaaCTTTTTTATGCATTGTAACTTGGAttgtgagttgtctcattggcatgtATGTCACATATTCTTTCTTATCTATCATGACTATAGCAAATAAACTGCTGACTCAAAGATATGTCTCGTATGTCTGCATAAATAAAATCAGAAAAGACAGTCTGGTAAACAGCAACATTTCTATCTCATGTCAAGTGAAGTAATTAGTTGCTTAACTATGAACTAGGGATAGAACCTCAAGATAGTTGTAAAACTGATATGCTTGGATAGATatgcaactttatagaaaatacCACAATAAATCCTGTTACTGGACCATGATTGACATGATTGACCTTaagttacaacatgtacaatgtacattgtagGTTTCAATCAAAAAGTTATGTGGAATATCTATATacccataatcatgataatggggCAGATGAACGCACACGAACATACAGACGACTGGACAGACAGTGGTAACATAGtataatatcatatatatgttttttattcattgtttgtACTAAAACCTGGACGTTAATTTTCCCAGTTGAAATGTATAACATTTGTCAATGTTtgatttctgggccttttatcatgtttatagtccaaataattatgacgtctggcaaggctattttgtcatttttcaggGACACCTTCCTACGACGTCATAACGCTGAAGCCATTTTTTACGTCTGGAGTTTGAGAGCAAATTTTGGGGGGAACTTTGACACCTAATTTGGACAAGAAATTTTCATTGCCGGTTAGAAATTTTTACGTAGTTACAAAGTCCTACCTAAGTCCTTTTTTGTGCttattgatgtaaaatatatCCAGAAAAATCCAAGAGAAAGGTTTATATAAACATGAGTTAGTGCTCATAACCTTGCCATTGAAAGAGGAAGATATTTAAAAATGCCCAGAGATCAAAGAATTTGTGAAATCTGTAAAAGTGgcgaaattgaaaatgaacagcACATGTTGCTACACTGTAGCGGTTACTCCAGTATTAGAGtcttttgtattaaaaatgtttaatattacagGAAAAAGTGTAACCACATTGtgtgataaaaatataataaatcttaTACTTAATAATACATCTTATAAGGCACTAAAATTATCTTCCTCTTTCGTAACAAATTGTTttaaggcactggctacggttacatggaaatgtaacaataataaaaatattattgttacattggagactaattgccggaatgcaaagttgggtggggaaccgattaattacaaacgtaacaataattactgaggctacggttacattacgttattattacatgaaaaacagcaatgtacgctagattgattaaacttctatagttgtattgcttcattctttcatatgtactaaacaatacttgtaatttaatactgataaataataaaatattattattcaacaaatggtgtacaacttgaatagttttactacgtattaatggttttgatgttcttaaagatactactcaagattaggagtgtgactgtcaaaggcgaaaaatatagttcaatggtttcactttttttaagtatttaactgcacaccagtcctactcttattactgtcattatactttgaaccaattttgtttatggtgaaaaaaaataaaacttgggatgcgttttaaacgaaactgaatCAATATCAAGATGtatacatttcatacagcttaaaatttataacttgacgcaaattgataatcaaaagcaaagtttgctaactgtaactaaaatactaagaaattctgtatgtacacgtatccgtggaggacgtaatttcgttcatcaaaaatgtgtcggactttaaaaacaacttactggatatgtagaaattgtcattgtaaataaaaaattacagtaaataaattgtatgttttaaatgtatgtaataaatgtcctcaacttttattatttagtacatattactactcccatcgtacattgctttttttcatgtaacaataacgcaatgtaaccgtagcctcaataattattgttacattcgtaattaaacaggtccttacccaaccatgcattccggcatttagtctccaatgtaacaataatatttttattattgttacatttccatgtaatcGTAGCCAGTGCCTTGTTTTAATGCAAGAAGTAATCTATTGTAATAGATTTTCATTATACCTTTAAtcgtttatttacatatatatatataattgtttgtattttactacCATGAATAGCAAATTGTTTATCCATTCGGTCATTACCATTTATTGTAAAtgcgtttgtgccaataaaatattgtctattgtctataaaTATTAAAGATACGATTTCATTTGAAGTGgggaaatatttattttgttagaTAACAACTTCTTTGTTCAAGTTTTTACGTTATAAGTAGTATTAATTATACCCATTTATTGCTTACTCTAgtttgtaaagaataaaataaaccATTGTCTTCTAAACAACTTACTAGAAGTGTTTTGAAGGGAGAATTTAAGTCGGGGGAAAGAAACCAACGTTATATTCTTCAATATGTATTTCCTTCCATTATTATGGAACACCTCCTCAGTGGATACGAATCACCGTTTTGTATAGGTGAACTCATACATAGTGTCTCTGTGAATAGTGAACATGGAACGTTGTGTCATTTATATTGTATAAAGCCGCTCcacagtcatgcttcagtgattccctatataataattaaccatttttttcccacgaaaaagggggaggggggggggggggggggtgatccACCTATATAGCTTGTGTAATATATGTCCACTAGACTTATTTGTATACTCTGCCGACCCTGAGTACAGCTAAATCatcattatacttttaaaattaggCTTATACAAAGTCGACCTTTAACAATCTCGGCCTATTATACACACTCGACCGTTAACAATCTCGGCCTATACACACTCGACC includes:
- the LOC139503928 gene encoding zinc finger protein 45-like — translated: MVLYTCYRDTSTHRLVINNINKMLEGGDDLVTINGTLQRHINTQAGKTYHKCDVCAKEFSHDSHLKIHVRTHTGEKPYKCDVCGKLFSEGGNLKKHMITHTGEKPHKCDVCAREFSHGSDLKKHMRTHTGETPYKCDVCAREFIQSSHLKRHVRTHTGETRSKCDVSSKEFSHSSHLKRHILRTHTGETRHKCDVCAREFSQSNQYKRHVRTHTGEKPHECDVCFRKFTLSSDLKRHMRTHTGEKPHVCGVCFRKFNERSDLKGHMSTHTGDKPHGCDLCGKQFSYRSSLQSHVRTHTGEKNYHCDVCGKAFSQHNNLQSHMRTHTGDKPFDCDVCGKGFRHHGNLQTHMRTHTGEKPYDCDVCGKLFSRLDSLKRHIRIHIEDKADNTHIEMSVVQVQCE